In Streptosporangiales bacterium, the following proteins share a genomic window:
- a CDS encoding hydantoinase B/oxoprolinase family protein: protein MSTSQSAAGRLEVQVLWSRIITLVEEQAKALIFTAFSNILSEGADLSAGVFDTQGRMIAQAVTGTPGHINVTGVAVKNFLKRYPPGSLSPGDVLISNDPYGISGHVLDITVVTPVFDSNGQVLAYVASICHAVDMGGLGYTSQASSTYEEGLYVPYLKLYVGGTMNPDIAAIIEANVRSPIQVMGDLRAQAAANSVAVQGILDVMEEFGLSEIDSFGGEVMARTESAMRAAIRDVRNGSYRHEIVMDGAEGDIVLRVRVDVSDEDITIDFDSSSPASHRGLNVCLNYTVAYAIFAVKAALAPDVPNNEGSFQPVHVHAPEGCIVHAVHPQPTQARHVVGQVVAEVVLGALAEVIPEQVITESAAPLWILNASGQTKDDTPFSFTFFTSGGMGASADGDGLHATMFPSGARGTPVEIVEVSSPVMFHQKELRADSGGPGRHRGGCGQEIRFGVTTGRSWRLPTMYGHISYPAAGLAGGLPGARGIARRNGSEPLDPMGSYSMEPDDVVSLSLPGGGGYGPPAERDPAAIEDDVRNGYVSEDAARKDYGPSGEGGTVR, encoded by the coding sequence ATGTCGACGTCGCAGAGTGCCGCTGGGCGGCTCGAGGTGCAGGTGCTGTGGAGCAGGATCATCACCCTGGTCGAGGAGCAGGCCAAGGCCTTGATCTTCACGGCCTTCAGCAACATTCTCTCCGAGGGCGCAGACCTGTCCGCCGGAGTCTTCGACACGCAGGGTCGCATGATCGCGCAGGCAGTCACCGGCACCCCCGGACACATCAACGTGACCGGCGTCGCCGTCAAGAACTTCCTCAAGCGGTATCCGCCGGGCTCTCTTTCTCCGGGGGATGTGCTCATCAGCAACGATCCGTACGGTATTTCCGGACACGTTCTCGACATCACCGTGGTCACGCCCGTTTTCGACTCGAACGGCCAGGTGCTGGCCTATGTCGCCTCCATCTGCCACGCGGTCGACATGGGCGGCCTCGGCTACACCTCACAGGCAAGCTCCACGTATGAGGAGGGCCTCTACGTGCCCTACCTGAAGCTGTACGTCGGCGGCACGATGAATCCGGACATTGCCGCGATCATCGAAGCTAATGTGCGGTCCCCTATCCAGGTGATGGGCGATCTACGCGCGCAGGCCGCGGCCAACTCGGTGGCCGTACAGGGCATCCTGGACGTCATGGAGGAGTTCGGCCTTTCGGAGATCGACTCCTTCGGTGGCGAGGTCATGGCCAGAACCGAGTCTGCGATGCGTGCGGCGATACGGGATGTCCGAAACGGAAGCTACCGTCATGAGATCGTGATGGACGGTGCCGAGGGAGACATCGTCCTCCGCGTCAGAGTGGACGTGTCCGACGAGGACATCACCATCGACTTCGATAGTTCCTCGCCGGCTTCGCATCGCGGCCTCAACGTCTGCCTGAATTACACGGTGGCGTACGCGATCTTTGCCGTGAAGGCCGCCCTGGCGCCAGACGTCCCTAACAACGAAGGCAGTTTCCAACCCGTGCACGTCCACGCCCCCGAGGGTTGCATCGTGCACGCCGTCCACCCGCAGCCAACCCAAGCCCGCCATGTCGTGGGCCAGGTCGTGGCCGAGGTCGTCCTGGGTGCGCTCGCGGAGGTCATACCCGAGCAGGTCATCACGGAAAGCGCTGCTCCGCTGTGGATCCTCAACGCCAGCGGGCAGACAAAGGACGATACACCGTTCTCCTTCACCTTCTTCACCAGCGGAGGAATGGGTGCGTCTGCCGACGGTGACGGCCTGCACGCGACGATGTTTCCCTCGGGAGCACGAGGAACCCCCGTAGAGATCGTCGAGGTATCCTCTCCGGTCATGTTCCACCAGAAGGAGCTGCGCGCCGACTCCGGTGGTCCGGGGCGCCACCGGGGCGGGTGTGGCCAGGAGATACGGTTCGGGGTCACGACGGGAAGGAGCTGGCGGCTACCGACGATGTATGGGCACATCTCCTACCCAGCGGCAGGCTTGGCGGGCGGCCTTCCGGGCGCACGGGGTATCGCTCGACGCAACGGGTCGGAGCCACTGGACCCCATGGGGAGTTACTCCATGGAGCCCGACGACGTCGTCAGCCTGTCACTTCCCGGCGGCGGTGGCTACGGTCCCCCGGCCGAGCGGGACCCGGCCGCGATCGAGGATGACGTCCGCAACGGGTACGTGTCCGAGGACGCCGCGAGGAAAGACTACGGACCATCCGGCGAGGGCGGTACGGTCCGGTGA